The proteins below come from a single Psychrobacter sp. PL19 genomic window:
- the putA gene encoding bifunctional proline dehydrogenase/L-glutamate gamma-semialdehyde dehydrogenase PutA → MNPIDQFAPKEPILFNPTDLLVPEYIEQSADELYARISPLYSVDEDRWLTDLLPLAKPSDEEREAAAQQTRKLVEYVRNDGKAVKMVDSLLLEYSLDTQEGILLMSLAEALIRVPDNYTADALIRDKMSVADWKKHLGGDNGFITNASTWGLMMTGRVVSIDSDTTASGFLDRMTKKMGEPMIRGAMQKAMRVMGHQFVLGETIEEANKNSQSYRNKGYTYSFDMLGEAAVTHKDAENYFNDYLHAVKSTANIKVKEGMPKPSVSIKLSALHPRYEATQEAQVMGLLRQRCLLLIEAAREVNVDLSIDAEEADRLEISLKLFESLYRDPLTVGWDGLGLVVQGYAKRAIAIFAWVARLSTEVGDRIPLRLVKGAYWDTEIKLAQQKGLSGYPVWTRKEGTDTAYLACARFLLSEHLRGLIWPQFATHNAHTLATVMTMSAHRDFEFQRLHGMGDALYDHILQAYNIPVRIYAPVGAHKDLLPYLVRRLLENGANSSFVHQLLDKSYPIDKLVVHPYDKLLTNDTWHNPDIPLPLDIYGERRASFGPNIFVESQWLPLKTAIDGYLHKSWTAAPIINGQTISEHAVDGVFNKLDNHTIRAPWNHEVIAGEVNYANAELARNAIDAAVAGQEAWQAVSASKRAAILRKMADLYEENYAELMALCQVEAGKTIQDSIDEIKEAVDFCRFYADEAERLDKIVHEIKDLSGKPLRQAYKARGTFVCISPWNFPLAIYTGQIVAALAAGNTVVAKPAEQTSLIAHFGAQLMYQAGVPAEALQFVTGAGEVGAALTAADNLSGVIFTGSTQTAQRINQSLNDHAQASGELPVLIAETGGQNAMIADSTALPEQVVKDAVLSAFGSAGQRCSACRILCVQEEVADGIIELLQGSMAELVVGNPLYAATDVGPVIDSDAKQGLEAHIERMTAEPTAKILGQATMSASSIVSQDQSTFVLPTAIEVNSIDVIGGEHFGPILHVLRYQARDLDKLIDAINGTGFGLTLGIHSRIESIAERIERRACVGNTYVNRNQIGAVVNVQPFGGYGLSGTGPKAGGPHYVARLMRLSDLNNATDSSDTTVSTQTTQTDVA, encoded by the coding sequence ATGAATCCAATAGACCAGTTTGCCCCGAAAGAGCCGATTTTATTTAATCCCACCGATTTGTTGGTGCCAGAGTATATCGAGCAGTCAGCAGATGAGCTGTATGCGCGTATCTCGCCACTATATAGTGTGGACGAAGACCGCTGGTTAACCGACTTGCTGCCACTTGCCAAGCCTAGTGATGAAGAGCGCGAGGCTGCTGCTCAGCAGACGCGCAAGCTAGTCGAGTATGTGCGCAATGATGGTAAAGCCGTCAAGATGGTAGACTCACTATTGCTTGAGTATAGCCTTGACACTCAAGAAGGTATCTTGCTGATGAGTTTGGCAGAAGCCTTAATTCGGGTGCCAGATAACTATACCGCTGATGCACTGATCCGTGACAAGATGAGCGTCGCGGATTGGAAGAAGCACCTTGGAGGTGACAATGGTTTTATCACTAATGCCTCGACCTGGGGATTGATGATGACCGGACGCGTGGTCAGTATTGATAGTGATACGACAGCGTCAGGATTTTTGGATCGTATGACCAAAAAAATGGGCGAGCCAATGATTCGCGGGGCCATGCAAAAAGCCATGCGTGTTATGGGTCATCAATTTGTATTGGGCGAGACCATTGAGGAAGCCAACAAAAACAGTCAAAGCTATCGCAATAAAGGCTATACCTATTCGTTCGATATGCTAGGTGAAGCCGCGGTTACTCATAAAGATGCCGAAAATTACTTTAACGACTATTTGCATGCCGTTAAGTCTACGGCCAATATCAAAGTTAAAGAGGGCATGCCCAAGCCTTCTGTATCTATCAAGTTGTCAGCACTACATCCTCGTTATGAAGCGACCCAAGAAGCACAAGTGATGGGTCTGCTACGTCAGCGTTGCTTATTGCTCATTGAAGCGGCACGCGAAGTCAACGTCGACCTCAGTATCGATGCCGAGGAAGCGGATCGCCTAGAGATTTCTCTAAAATTATTTGAATCGCTATATCGTGACCCGCTAACCGTTGGCTGGGATGGTCTTGGTCTGGTTGTTCAAGGCTACGCAAAACGTGCTATTGCTATTTTTGCATGGGTGGCTCGTTTGTCTACCGAAGTTGGTGACCGTATTCCGCTACGTCTAGTAAAAGGCGCATACTGGGATACTGAAATCAAATTGGCTCAGCAAAAAGGTCTGTCCGGCTATCCGGTCTGGACGCGCAAAGAAGGCACAGATACTGCCTATCTGGCGTGCGCGCGTTTCTTATTATCAGAGCATTTACGCGGGTTGATTTGGCCGCAGTTTGCGACTCATAATGCCCACACGCTAGCAACAGTAATGACCATGAGTGCGCATAGAGACTTTGAGTTTCAGCGTTTGCATGGTATGGGTGATGCGCTCTATGATCACATCTTACAAGCGTATAATATTCCTGTGCGTATCTACGCACCCGTTGGTGCGCATAAAGACTTGCTACCATATTTGGTGCGTCGTCTGCTCGAAAACGGTGCGAATAGTTCATTTGTCCATCAGTTATTAGATAAATCTTATCCTATCGACAAGCTAGTCGTGCATCCGTATGACAAGCTACTCACTAATGACACCTGGCACAATCCAGATATTCCGTTGCCACTTGATATCTATGGCGAGCGTCGTGCTAGCTTTGGTCCTAATATATTTGTCGAGTCACAGTGGCTACCGCTTAAAACAGCTATTGATGGCTATTTGCATAAATCATGGACAGCAGCGCCTATTATTAATGGCCAAACCATTAGTGAGCATGCTGTCGATGGTGTATTTAACAAGCTAGATAACCATACGATACGCGCCCCTTGGAACCATGAAGTCATTGCTGGCGAAGTAAACTATGCCAACGCTGAACTTGCTCGTAACGCTATAGACGCAGCAGTTGCTGGACAAGAAGCGTGGCAAGCGGTATCAGCCTCCAAGCGCGCTGCGATATTGCGTAAAATGGCTGATTTATACGAAGAAAACTACGCTGAGCTAATGGCTTTGTGCCAAGTTGAAGCTGGCAAGACCATACAGGACAGTATTGATGAAATTAAAGAAGCCGTTGATTTTTGTCGCTTTTATGCGGATGAAGCCGAGCGCTTAGATAAAATTGTACATGAAATCAAAGACTTGTCAGGTAAGCCGTTGCGCCAAGCATATAAGGCGCGCGGTACCTTTGTTTGTATTAGCCCTTGGAACTTTCCACTGGCTATTTACACCGGCCAAATTGTTGCGGCCCTAGCGGCAGGTAATACGGTAGTTGCCAAACCTGCTGAACAAACCAGCTTAATTGCCCACTTTGGTGCACAATTGATGTATCAGGCGGGTGTACCTGCTGAGGCGTTACAGTTTGTCACGGGTGCTGGCGAAGTAGGGGCAGCGTTAACAGCGGCTGACAATTTATCTGGCGTTATCTTTACTGGTTCAACCCAAACCGCTCAGCGTATCAATCAAAGCTTAAATGATCATGCGCAAGCCAGCGGCGAGCTACCGGTATTGATTGCTGAAACGGGTGGTCAAAATGCCATGATCGCCGATTCAACTGCCTTGCCTGAGCAAGTGGTTAAAGATGCGGTATTATCTGCCTTTGGCTCAGCCGGTCAGCGCTGCTCGGCGTGCCGTATTTTATGTGTACAAGAAGAAGTGGCAGACGGCATCATTGAGCTACTACAAGGCAGTATGGCCGAGTTGGTTGTGGGTAATCCTCTTTATGCTGCCACTGATGTGGGTCCAGTCATTGATAGTGATGCCAAGCAGGGTCTTGAGGCGCATATTGAACGCATGACCGCAGAGCCAACGGCCAAAATCTTAGGCCAAGCCACAATGAGTGCCAGTTCAATAGTCAGTCAAGATCAGTCTACCTTTGTATTGCCAACAGCAATTGAAGTGAACAGTATTGATGTTATTGGCGGTGAGCATTTCGGCCCTATATTGCATGTATTGCGATATCAAGCGCGCGATTTAGACAAGCTTATTGACGCGATTAACGGTACTGGCTTTGGTTTAACCTTAGGCATTCATAGCCGTATTGAAAGTATCGCTGAGCGCATCGAACGCCGTGCTTGTGTGGGTAATACCTATGTTAACCGTAACCAAATTGGGGCGGTAGTCAACGTCCAGCCTTTCGGTGGCTATGGTCTATCAGGTACAGGTCCAAAGGCCGGTGGCCCACATTACGTGGCACGCTTAATGCGCCTTAGTGATCTAAACAATGCTACAGATAGCAGTGATACCACTGTCTCAACCCAGACCACTCAAACTGATGTCGCATAA
- a CDS encoding NCS2 family permease, whose product MNAIERYFGINGDNTTIKTEILAGATTFLTMAYIIFVNPNVLAEAGMDKGAVFVATCLAAAVGCFIMGLYARLPVALAPGMGLNAFFTYGVVLGMGYAWETALGAVFLSGCIFVLLSLFKIREWIINAIPTALKQGVVAGIGAFLAFIALQSSGIIVGQDATLVALGDMTTFSPVMASLGFFVIVGLSYKKIPGAVTIGILLVALISLLTGNTQFTGIISTPPSIAPTLMQLDIAGAFDVGMISVVFAFLFVDLFDTAGTLMATTNQAGLVDKNGNIPNLGKALIADSTATVAGSLFGTSSTTSYVESVAGIASGGRTGLMAVTVGVLFLLSIFFAPLAGMIPAYATAGAIFYVGVLMLATLKEVNWGDVTDAAPVAVVLLFTPLTYSIADGIALGFITFTAVKLLAGKFAEITLAVWVLTLILLAKIIFL is encoded by the coding sequence ATGAATGCAATTGAACGCTATTTTGGGATTAATGGTGATAACACCACCATCAAAACAGAAATTCTCGCTGGTGCAACCACGTTTTTAACGATGGCTTACATCATATTTGTTAACCCCAACGTATTGGCAGAAGCTGGCATGGACAAAGGCGCAGTATTTGTCGCCACTTGTTTAGCTGCTGCGGTGGGTTGTTTTATAATGGGTCTTTACGCCCGTCTGCCAGTCGCATTAGCGCCAGGCATGGGACTCAACGCCTTCTTTACTTACGGTGTGGTCTTGGGTATGGGCTATGCGTGGGAAACCGCGTTGGGTGCGGTATTCCTATCGGGTTGTATCTTTGTACTACTAAGTTTGTTTAAAATTCGCGAATGGATTATCAATGCGATTCCAACCGCTCTTAAACAAGGTGTGGTCGCTGGTATTGGCGCGTTTTTAGCCTTCATTGCCTTGCAAAGCTCTGGCATTATCGTTGGGCAAGACGCGACCTTGGTTGCCCTCGGTGATATGACCACGTTTTCACCCGTGATGGCCTCGTTAGGGTTTTTTGTCATCGTCGGCCTGTCTTACAAAAAAATTCCTGGTGCAGTAACGATTGGTATTTTACTGGTCGCCTTGATCAGTTTATTAACAGGTAATACTCAGTTTACGGGGATTATATCTACGCCGCCATCAATTGCGCCTACCTTAATGCAGCTTGATATTGCAGGTGCATTTGACGTCGGCATGATCAGTGTCGTTTTTGCCTTCTTATTCGTAGATTTGTTTGATACTGCAGGCACCTTGATGGCGACCACTAATCAGGCTGGTCTGGTTGACAAAAATGGTAACATTCCCAATCTAGGCAAGGCGCTAATAGCGGATTCAACAGCGACTGTTGCCGGCTCGTTGTTTGGTACCTCATCGACGACCAGTTATGTTGAAAGTGTCGCAGGGATCGCCTCAGGTGGCCGCACCGGATTGATGGCAGTAACAGTCGGTGTGCTATTTTTACTCAGTATTTTCTTTGCGCCATTAGCCGGTATGATTCCAGCCTACGCCACTGCCGGTGCCATTTTTTATGTGGGCGTATTGATGCTGGCCACACTAAAAGAGGTCAATTGGGGTGATGTTACGGATGCCGCACCTGTGGCAGTCGTGCTATTGTTTACACCGCTAACATACTCTATCGCTGACGGTATTGCGCTTGGTTTTATCACCTTTACTGCAGTCAAATTATTGGCGGGTAAATTTGCTGAAATCACCCTCGCAGTTTGGGTATTGACGCTAATCTTATTAGCCAAAATCATATTTCTTTAA